Proteins encoded within one genomic window of Oncorhynchus keta strain PuntledgeMale-10-30-2019 chromosome 12, Oket_V2, whole genome shotgun sequence:
- the LOC118391102 gene encoding spindle and kinetochore-associated protein 2, which yields METAVDKLEAMFQKAEADMEYMEKRLRLDFLTNVPENSAAEENPVKLLENLSAIKTRHAALCTQVQEIAAEQKQSMDSIRVHLDTTVQLVRQLQQAADVELPTLTETEQESAEFLGLSVNQNTAEVPMSLELQAQELPRSSREGEFEELSEATLEAVPCSMRANVKLVNLNAFYKQLHEYFSFRKNSGALSLQKMKQMNMKVSDAKLKTLQHLSLIELDKKGHVRLLM from the exons TTCCAGAAGGCAGAGGCTGACATGGAGTACATGGAGAAGCGGCTACGGCTGGATTTCCTGACTAATGTTCCAGAGAACAGTGCAGCAGAG gaaaaccctgtgAAGCTGCTGGAGAACCTGTCAGCCATCAAGACGAGGCATGCGGCCCTGTGCACACAAGTGCAGGAGATCGCAGCCGAGCAGAAGCAATCAATGGACTCTATAAGAGTGCACCTCGACACCACTGTGCAGCTGGTGCGACAGTTACAGCAGGCTGCTGACGTTGAG CTTCCAACACTGACTGAGACTGAGCAGGAGTCTGCAGAGTTCCTTGGTTTATCAGTCAATCAAAACACAGCAGAG GTACCGATGTCTCTGGAGCTTCAAGCCCAAGAGCTGCCTCGGT CCTCGAGGGAGGGCGAGTTTGAGGAGCTGAGTGAAGCCACACTGGAGGCAGTGCCGTGCAGCATGCGTGCCAACGTCAAGCTGGTCAACCTCAATGCCTTCTACAAGCAGCTGCACGAGTACTTCTCCTTCAGAAAAAACAG TGGTGCCCTCAGTTTGCAGAAGATGAAGCAGATGAACATGAAGGTTAGCGACGCCAAGCTGAAGACGTTGCAGCACCTCTCTCTCATTGAGCTAGACAAGAAAGGGCATGTTCGTCTGCTAATGTGA